The following proteins are encoded in a genomic region of Methanobrevibacter gottschalkii DSM 11977:
- a CDS encoding succinylglutamate desuccinylase/aspartoacylase family protein, giving the protein MKKIYSMLLLIVMLCSLSIVSASENLSTSDNPVVVDNVDMSSKNIGSIPDVTSASNDVVVSENSSVEWKSYENEKDDNVSDNQSNSSSNSTSNGSYKEESVVSNVVTKNVSSSYGTVVNYNIKVLDQFKKPMVGKTVSVTIGKKTVEKITDSDGMVTFTLNCQAGKYVIKYKVDNINGSNSYIVKNKISLTVLNWNLKGDVSKINLIKKNMPNNTWVKKAVAATKKGIPLLKFKGGKGKIVFMTAGVHGNELSSQVAAMKMIKYLSDNPISGTVYIMPFVNVKAIAKKVRYTDKDYNRIASSSGTIPNKIVKLVVKYKCNSYGDFHTTKPGGAPGKDIVMGSKSLKSKSADLTNYIAKKCKVNKRIYSHIGQEYPGALFENVNKKGITSVICEVALPHNTVTTKTVKTSFNMMKYLLKYNSVI; this is encoded by the coding sequence ATGAAAAAAATATATTCGATGCTTTTACTGATTGTTATGCTGTGCAGCTTATCAATAGTTTCAGCCTCTGAGAATCTATCTACTTCAGATAATCCTGTTGTAGTGGATAATGTGGATATGTCATCTAAAAATATTGGAAGTATTCCTGATGTTACATCTGCATCAAATGATGTTGTAGTTTCAGAAAATTCTTCGGTTGAATGGAAATCTTATGAAAATGAGAAGGATGATAATGTATCAGATAATCAATCTAATTCATCAAGTAACTCAACTTCAAATGGTAGTTATAAAGAGGAGTCTGTTGTAAGTAATGTTGTAACAAAGAATGTTTCATCCAGTTATGGGACTGTTGTGAACTATAATATTAAAGTTCTTGATCAGTTTAAAAAACCAATGGTTGGTAAGACCGTTTCAGTTACCATTGGTAAAAAGACTGTTGAGAAAATAACTGATAGCGATGGAATGGTTACATTCACACTCAATTGTCAAGCGGGTAAATATGTAATCAAATATAAAGTTGATAATATAAACGGTTCTAATTCATATATTGTTAAGAATAAGATTTCATTAACTGTCTTAAATTGGAATCTTAAAGGTGATGTTTCTAAAATTAATTTAATTAAAAAGAACATGCCTAATAATACTTGGGTTAAAAAAGCTGTTGCAGCAACTAAAAAAGGTATTCCTTTATTAAAATTTAAGGGTGGAAAAGGAAAGATTGTTTTCATGACTGCTGGTGTTCATGGGAATGAATTATCCTCCCAAGTTGCAGCAATGAAAATGATTAAATATTTGTCTGATAATCCAATTAGTGGAACTGTTTATATAATGCCGTTTGTGAATGTTAAAGCAATTGCTAAAAAAGTCAGATATACAGATAAAGATTATAATCGTATAGCTTCTAGTTCTGGAACTATACCAAATAAAATTGTTAAATTGGTTGTAAAATATAAATGTAATTCTTATGGGGATTTCCACACTACAAAACCTGGTGGAGCTCCTGGGAAAGATATTGTAATGGGATCTAAGAGTTTAAAATCAAAAAGTGCAGACCTTACTAACTATATTGCTAAAAAATGTAAAGTTAATAAGAGAATATATAGTCATATTGGCCAAGAATATCCTGGAGCATTGTTTGAAAATGTTAATAAGAAAGGGATTACTTCAGTTATCTGTGAAGTTGCACTTCCACATAATACTGTAACAACAAAAACAGTCAAAACATCTTTTAACATGATGAAATATCTATTAAAATATAATTCAGTTATATGA
- a CDS encoding chorismate mutase — MNRSYEIKSFKNKKEAEELLKKSRKSIDEIDNQLFDLISQRTALAKDIASSKEYLEIPIFDKSREKVIHDKIRRLSEEKGLDVDIINQIVDMLTILNKNAQKEILRRNVDGKY; from the coding sequence TTGAATAGAAGTTATGAGATAAAATCTTTTAAAAATAAAAAAGAAGCTGAAGAACTTCTAAAGAAATCAAGAAAATCTATTGATGAAATTGATAATCAATTATTTGATTTAATTTCTCAGAGAACCGCTCTTGCCAAGGATATAGCTAGTTCTAAAGAATATCTGGAAATACCAATTTTTGATAAATCTAGAGAAAAAGTTATTCATGATAAAATTAGGCGATTGTCTGAAGAAAAAGGTCTTGATGTTGATATTATTAATCAAATAGTGGATATGTTGACTATTTTAAATAAAAATGCACAAAAAGAAATTTTAAGGAGGAATGTTGATGGGAAATATTAG
- a CDS encoding 30S ribosomal protein S17e: MGNIRTSFVKRLAKELIETHKGVFTTDFEQNKKLVQEYSTVSTKHLRNKIAGYVTRLIRLEQTRE, encoded by the coding sequence ATGGGAAATATTAGAACTTCATTTGTTAAACGTTTAGCAAAGGAACTTATTGAAACTCATAAAGGTGTTTTCACTACTGATTTTGAACAAAACAAAAAATTAGTACAAGAATACTCCACTGTAAGTACTAAACATTTAAGAAATAAAATTGCAGGATATGTAACTAGGCTTATAAGGTTAGAACAAACTAGAGAATAA
- a CDS encoding aspartate kinase, with product MDLIVVKFGGTSVGDGSRIKKAAQSVVNEYMKGSQVVVVVSAVNKTTDELIGLSNDAIGTGLTDKQKAEIMAMGELTSARLFSATIESLGVKSEFIDPYNKLWPIITDSNSLEAKIDLNTSNKKTEGIKQLVNQGVIPVICGFLGKGPSGEITTLGRGGSDITAFLMGHCLDANEVVIVTDVDGVMSTDPNKIEDAELLDTISVEELRDLATHGAQVLHPHALKYKDPLISAKIINFANEDLSSKGTRIVGPFEGEMLKCVTLYKDPISLIAIVGEAMLKKVGLMAKLTTALADDGINIFGMSAGQNSITVFVNKVDSNKAYLLLHQLVIDTDVLSSLSLGRDTAMITFVSPDIIETPGIISDITEPLRKNNINILEITSSQTAVVLFVDWEDGEKAHKLITEVLE from the coding sequence ATGGATTTGATAGTAGTAAAATTCGGAGGAACTTCTGTGGGTGATGGTTCCAGGATTAAAAAAGCGGCGCAGTCCGTAGTAAATGAGTATATGAAAGGCAGTCAGGTAGTAGTTGTAGTTTCAGCTGTCAACAAGACTACTGATGAACTCATTGGATTATCTAATGATGCTATTGGCACTGGTTTAACTGACAAGCAAAAGGCGGAAATTATGGCTATGGGTGAATTGACTAGTGCTAGATTATTCTCAGCAACTATTGAATCTTTAGGTGTAAAATCTGAGTTTATTGATCCTTATAATAAATTATGGCCAATTATAACAGATTCTAATTCTTTAGAAGCTAAAATAGATTTAAATACTTCTAATAAGAAAACTGAAGGGATTAAACAACTTGTTAATCAAGGGGTTATTCCTGTTATCTGCGGATTTTTGGGAAAAGGGCCCAGTGGTGAAATCACAACTTTGGGAAGGGGTGGAAGTGATATAACCGCATTTTTAATGGGGCATTGTTTGGATGCAAATGAAGTTGTTATTGTTACTGATGTAGATGGTGTAATGTCAACTGATCCTAATAAAATTGAAGATGCAGAATTGTTGGATACAATTTCTGTTGAAGAATTGAGGGATTTAGCTACTCATGGTGCGCAAGTTTTACATCCGCATGCATTAAAATACAAAGATCCATTAATAAGTGCAAAAATTATTAATTTCGCTAATGAGGATTTAAGTTCTAAGGGTACTCGTATTGTAGGGCCTTTTGAAGGCGAAATGTTAAAATGTGTTACACTTTATAAAGATCCTATTTCACTCATAGCTATTGTTGGAGAAGCCATGCTTAAAAAAGTTGGTTTAATGGCTAAATTAACTACAGCTCTTGCTGATGATGGTATTAATATTTTTGGTATGTCTGCAGGTCAAAATTCAATTACAGTATTTGTAAACAAAGTTGATTCAAATAAAGCATATCTTTTGTTACATCAATTAGTAATCGATACTGATGTTTTAAGTTCTTTATCTCTTGGAAGAGATACTGCAATGATAACTTTTGTTAGTCCGGATATTATTGAAACTCCAGGTATTATATCAGATATTACAGAACCACTTAGAAAAAATAACATTAATATTTTAGAAATTACTTCCTCACAAACTGCTGTCGTACTGTTTGTTGATTGGGAAGATGGTGAAAAAGCACATAAATTAATTACAGAGGTTTTAGAATGA
- the dapA gene encoding 4-hydroxy-tetrahydrodipicolinate synthase, with amino-acid sequence MNFEGTYVAMVTPFTKDGTFDEEGFRSNINYLIDQGVNGLVGAGTTGESATMTHEEHHKVIEVLVDEVDGKVDTIAGTGSNSTSEALSLTKFACDAGVDAALLITPYYNKPQQHALVKHYGTIAEACDLPIIAYNVPSRTGCDIEVETAVELAKIDGVDAIKEASGSVDKVSDIYRALANEDLESEFNILSGEDSLTLPIMSVGGTGVISASANIDAKRMVLMVDSILNDDYTRALELHYEMLELIRAIFVESNPVPVKTAMNLMGLPSGPLREPLCEMKDENLEILKIALKNSNLI; translated from the coding sequence ATGAATTTTGAAGGAACATATGTTGCTATGGTCACTCCATTTACAAAAGATGGAACTTTTGATGAAGAAGGTTTCAGGTCAAATATAAATTATTTAATTGATCAAGGTGTAAATGGTTTAGTTGGTGCAGGAACTACTGGTGAATCAGCTACTATGACTCATGAAGAACATCATAAAGTCATTGAAGTTTTAGTAGATGAAGTTGATGGTAAGGTTGATACAATAGCCGGAACTGGCAGTAACTCTACATCAGAGGCATTGTCTCTCACTAAATTTGCTTGTGATGCTGGTGTTGATGCAGCTTTATTAATCACTCCATACTACAATAAACCACAACAGCATGCTTTAGTAAAACATTATGGCACTATTGCAGAAGCTTGTGATCTTCCAATTATTGCTTATAATGTGCCATCACGTACTGGATGTGATATTGAAGTCGAGACTGCTGTTGAATTGGCTAAAATTGATGGTGTGGATGCTATTAAAGAAGCTAGTGGTAGTGTTGACAAAGTGTCTGATATTTATAGGGCACTTGCTAATGAAGATTTGGAATCTGAGTTTAATATTCTCTCCGGTGAAGATTCCTTAACTTTGCCTATTATGTCTGTTGGAGGCACTGGAGTAATTAGTGCATCTGCAAATATTGATGCAAAAAGAATGGTTTTGATGGTTGATAGTATTTTGAATGATGATTATACAAGAGCATTGGAACTTCATTATGAAATGTTGGAATTAATAAGGGCTATTTTTGTTGAAAGTAATCCTGTACCTGTTAAAACTGCAATGAATTTAATGGGACTTCCTTCAGGTCCTTTAAGAGAACCATTATGTGAAATGAAAGATGAAAACTTAGAAATTCTTAAAATAGCATTAAAAAATTCTAATTTAATTTAA
- the dapB gene encoding 4-hydroxy-tetrahydrodipicolinate reductase — protein MIKVAVTGAAGRMGSGIIKKITEQDDMEVVAAIEMPNTPLAGKDAGLQAGIGEIGVGIVGSERLEETLKSSGAEVLVDFTIAPAAVETIKTATSCGVNVVVGTTGFTDDQMALNIKNVEDNKVGAVISSNMAIGVNVFFNTLKKLAPLLYDFDIEIIEAHHNQKKDAPSGTAMTAFEVITDALNRNPEEVGVFGRKGLVGKRTPEEIGVHAIRGGDIVGDHTVMFVGEGERFEVKHQAHTREVFIAGVIRAVRYVPTAQKGVVSSMNDVLGLE, from the coding sequence ATGATTAAAGTAGCAGTAACTGGAGCTGCTGGAAGAATGGGCTCCGGTATTATTAAAAAGATTACGGAACAAGATGATATGGAAGTAGTTGCAGCTATTGAAATGCCAAATACTCCTCTTGCAGGTAAAGATGCAGGTCTTCAAGCAGGTATTGGGGAAATTGGTGTTGGAATTGTTGGTTCTGAAAGACTAGAAGAAACATTAAAATCATCTGGTGCGGAAGTATTAGTTGATTTTACTATTGCTCCTGCAGCTGTGGAAACTATTAAAACAGCTACTTCATGTGGAGTTAATGTAGTTGTTGGCACTACTGGTTTTACAGATGATCAAATGGCTTTGAATATTAAAAATGTTGAAGATAACAAAGTTGGGGCTGTTATTTCATCAAATATGGCTATTGGTGTTAATGTATTTTTCAACACATTAAAAAAATTAGCTCCACTTTTATATGATTTTGACATTGAAATTATTGAAGCTCATCACAATCAGAAAAAAGATGCACCATCTGGAACTGCTATGACTGCATTTGAAGTAATAACTGATGCATTAAATAGAAATCCTGAAGAAGTTGGAGTATTTGGAAGAAAAGGTTTAGTTGGAAAAAGAACTCCTGAAGAAATTGGTGTTCATGCCATCCGTGGTGGGGATATTGTTGGAGACCACACTGTAATGTTTGTTGGTGAAGGTGAAAGATTTGAAGTTAAACATCAGGCTCATACTAGGGAAGTATTTATTGCGGGTGTAATCAGAGCTGTAAGATATGTGCCTACTGCACAAAAAGGTGTTGTAAGTAGTATGAATGATGTTTTAGGTTTAGAATAG
- the asd gene encoding aspartate-semialdehyde dehydrogenase, with protein MVKVGVLGATGMVGQRFIQLLENHPDFEVTALAASSRSAGKRYEDATTWYLDSEMPNSVKDIIVCETNLEDMDNDIDIIFSSLPTEFASKVEKKFAKDYVVASNASAHRMKKNIPLVIPEVNPEYLDMIDAQQKENNWDGFIVTNPNCSTIALTLTLKPIVDNFNVNSIRVSTMQAVSGAGYNGVPSMAIVDNLVPYIGNEEEKMESETLHLLGSYDGNVVTNADFRLSASCHRVPVIDGHTEAVFVELDDEFDIGDVKNKMANFKALPQKLNLFSAPENPVIVKEENDRPQPRMDRNAGNGMAVTVGRMRKDKIFENSFKYVLVGHNTIRGAAGASILNAELINDKIL; from the coding sequence ATGGTAAAAGTAGGGGTACTTGGTGCAACTGGAATGGTTGGTCAAAGATTTATCCAATTACTTGAAAATCACCCAGATTTTGAGGTCACTGCATTAGCAGCATCTTCCCGTTCGGCAGGTAAAAGATATGAGGATGCTACTACTTGGTATTTGGATAGTGAAATGCCAAATTCTGTAAAAGATATTATTGTCTGTGAAACTAATCTTGAAGATATGGATAATGATATAGATATTATATTTTCATCTCTTCCTACTGAATTTGCATCAAAAGTTGAAAAAAAATTCGCTAAAGATTATGTTGTTGCAAGCAATGCTAGTGCACATAGAATGAAAAAAAATATTCCATTAGTAATTCCGGAGGTTAATCCTGAATATTTGGACATGATTGATGCTCAGCAAAAGGAAAATAATTGGGATGGTTTTATTGTAACTAATCCGAATTGTTCTACTATTGCATTAACTTTAACATTAAAACCTATTGTGGATAATTTTAATGTAAATTCTATTAGGGTATCAACCATGCAAGCAGTATCTGGTGCAGGTTATAATGGAGTTCCGTCAATGGCTATTGTTGATAATCTTGTTCCTTACATTGGTAATGAAGAAGAAAAAATGGAAAGTGAAACTCTACATCTGTTAGGTTCTTATGATGGAAATGTTGTAACTAATGCGGATTTCAGGTTGAGTGCATCTTGTCATAGAGTGCCTGTTATTGATGGTCATACTGAAGCAGTATTTGTTGAGTTGGATGATGAGTTTGATATTGGTGATGTTAAAAATAAAATGGCAAACTTTAAAGCATTGCCGCAAAAATTAAATCTGTTCTCAGCTCCTGAAAATCCTGTCATTGTCAAAGAAGAAAATGACAGACCACAACCTCGCATGGATAGAAATGCAGGTAATGGTATGGCTGTTACTGTGGGTAGGATGAGAAAAGATAAAATATTCGAAAATAGCTTTAAATATGTTCTTGTTGGGCATAATACTATTCGTGGTGCTGCTGGAGCATCTATTTTAAATGCTGAATTGATTAATGATAAAATACTATAA
- a CDS encoding coiled-coil domain-containing protein, whose product MELGMDVEKDTLQSLIRSCLLELNKLKYDLTELEVERANDNTPQRIKELEKDIVDKEKEVSVIKFKAEDEINLLKKQLGEKDILIKNQEDRIYELDYVNNSLDEIKEYFAEQLRDYKKKELADVNERLTDSFKSIAEKEATINTLSRTIDDYKIKVIKLENNVESQAQILELEKQLELKENEIRIKDSEINKMDGELDNLKQQTIPKDEYVNLQSKFKSEITAMDAEITNLKQETIPKKDYEHLQSKFDSEIKNLDNQINSLKENTIPKDEYVSLQTRFENELSARNSELEYLKERSIPKEDYLTLKTQLQNEISSRENELRFLKEQTVPREDYLKLQNELTKKDGKIKRLEEINAFFNELQEEQEAYETQETTPPFRLEKKQGR is encoded by the coding sequence ATGGAATTAGGAATGGATGTTGAAAAAGATACTTTACAATCTTTAATTCGATCTTGCTTATTAGAGCTTAATAAATTAAAATATGATTTAACTGAGCTTGAAGTGGAAAGGGCTAATGATAACACTCCACAAAGGATTAAGGAGCTAGAGAAAGATATTGTTGATAAAGAAAAAGAAGTATCTGTCATTAAATTTAAAGCAGAAGATGAAATTAATCTTTTGAAAAAACAGCTCGGTGAAAAAGATATTTTAATTAAAAATCAAGAAGATAGAATTTATGAATTGGATTATGTCAACAATTCTCTTGATGAAATTAAAGAATATTTTGCTGAACAGTTAAGGGACTACAAGAAAAAAGAATTGGCTGATGTAAATGAAAGATTAACTGATTCTTTTAAAAGTATTGCTGAGAAGGAAGCTACTATTAACACTCTTTCAAGAACTATTGATGATTATAAGATTAAGGTTATTAAGCTTGAAAATAATGTTGAATCTCAGGCTCAAATTTTAGAACTTGAAAAACAATTAGAACTTAAAGAGAATGAAATTCGTATAAAAGATAGTGAAATTAATAAAATGGATGGTGAGTTGGATAATTTAAAACAACAGACCATTCCTAAAGATGAATATGTTAATCTTCAATCTAAATTCAAATCTGAAATTACTGCAATGGATGCTGAAATAACTAATTTAAAACAAGAAACTATCCCTAAAAAAGATTATGAGCATCTTCAATCTAAATTTGATTCAGAAATTAAAAATTTAGATAATCAGATTAATAGCTTAAAAGAAAACACTATTCCTAAAGATGAATATGTTTCTCTTCAAACAAGATTTGAAAATGAATTATCTGCTCGTAATAGTGAATTAGAATACTTAAAAGAAAGATCTATTCCTAAAGAAGATTATTTAACTCTTAAAACTCAATTACAAAATGAAATAAGTTCTAGGGAGAATGAGCTTAGATTTTTAAAAGAGCAGACTGTCCCTCGTGAAGATTATCTCAAGCTTCAAAATGAGTTAACAAAAAAAGATGGTAAAATTAAAAGATTGGAAGAAATTAATGCATTCTTCAACGAACTTCAAGAAGAGCAAGAGGCTTATGAAACTCAAGAAACAACTCCTCCTTTCAGATTAGAGAAGAAACAAGGTAGATAA
- the thsA gene encoding thermosome subunit alpha, with translation MAQGQPIFILPEGTNRSVGRDAQRNNILAGKVLAETVRTTLGPKGMDKMLVDGLGDIVVTNDGVTILKEMDIEHPAAKMLVEVAKTQEDEVGDGTTTAVIIAGELLKKSENLLDSDIHPTIIAMGYRKAAEKAQEVLDEIAIDDVDSETLVKVAMTAMTGKGTEAAREPLAKLIVDAVEAVAEDGEVDIDNIKIEKKDGAVVEESTLVEGVIVDKERVHPGMPSEIKDAKIALVNAPLEVKETEVDAEIRITDPAQMQAFIEQEEKMVKDMVDQIVAAGANVLFAQKGIDDLAQHYLSKAGVLAVRRVKKSDIQKLSRATGANVITNLDDLTAEDLGQAGIVEERKVSGEEMIFVEECSGAKSVTLFVRGSTKHIVDEIVRAIEDAIGVVAATVEDDKVVAGGGAPEIAMAKKLKDYAESISGREQLAVNAFAEALEVVPKTLAENAGLDSIDSLVDLRAAQETSHYMGLDVFTGEVADMKEAGVIEPKRVKKQAIQSASEAAEMILRIDDVIASTKGPEDAGMDPSAMGGMPPMM, from the coding sequence ATGGCACAAGGACAACCAATCTTTATTTTACCTGAAGGTACTAATAGGTCTGTCGGCAGAGATGCACAAAGAAATAATATTTTAGCTGGTAAAGTATTAGCTGAAACCGTAAGAACTACATTAGGTCCAAAAGGAATGGACAAAATGTTAGTTGACGGACTTGGTGATATTGTTGTAACCAATGATGGTGTTACAATATTAAAAGAAATGGATATTGAACATCCTGCAGCAAAAATGCTCGTTGAAGTAGCAAAAACTCAAGAAGATGAAGTTGGAGATGGAACTACAACAGCAGTAATCATTGCTGGCGAATTATTAAAAAAATCTGAAAATTTACTCGATTCTGACATTCACCCAACTATCATTGCTATGGGATACAGAAAAGCTGCAGAAAAAGCACAAGAAGTTTTAGATGAAATTGCAATTGATGATGTTGATTCTGAAACTTTAGTTAAAGTGGCTATGACCGCAATGACTGGTAAAGGAACCGAAGCAGCACGTGAACCATTAGCAAAATTAATCGTTGATGCTGTAGAAGCTGTTGCTGAAGATGGTGAAGTTGATATTGATAACATCAAAATCGAGAAAAAAGATGGTGCTGTTGTTGAAGAATCTACTTTAGTTGAAGGGGTAATTGTAGACAAAGAAAGAGTACATCCTGGTATGCCTTCTGAAATTAAAGATGCTAAAATCGCATTAGTTAATGCTCCTTTGGAAGTAAAAGAAACAGAAGTTGATGCTGAAATCAGAATTACTGATCCTGCTCAAATGCAAGCTTTCATTGAACAAGAAGAAAAAATGGTTAAAGACATGGTTGATCAAATTGTTGCTGCTGGTGCAAATGTATTATTCGCACAAAAAGGTATTGATGATTTAGCACAACATTATTTATCTAAAGCTGGTGTTTTAGCTGTAAGAAGGGTTAAAAAATCTGACATTCAAAAATTATCTAGGGCAACTGGTGCTAATGTCATTACTAATTTAGATGATTTAACTGCAGAAGATTTAGGTCAAGCAGGCATTGTTGAAGAAAGAAAAGTATCTGGTGAAGAAATGATCTTTGTAGAAGAATGTAGCGGAGCTAAATCTGTAACTTTATTCGTAAGAGGAAGTACTAAACACATTGTTGATGAAATTGTAAGAGCAATTGAAGACGCAATTGGTGTAGTGGCTGCTACTGTAGAAGATGATAAAGTTGTTGCTGGTGGAGGAGCTCCGGAAATTGCAATGGCTAAAAAACTCAAAGATTATGCAGAATCTATCTCTGGAAGAGAACAATTAGCTGTTAATGCATTTGCAGAAGCTTTAGAAGTAGTACCAAAAACCTTGGCTGAAAATGCAGGTTTGGACAGTATTGATTCTTTAGTAGATTTAAGAGCAGCTCAAGAAACTTCCCACTACATGGGATTGGATGTTTTCACTGGTGAAGTAGCAGATATGAAAGAAGCTGGTGTAATTGAACCTAAACGTGTCAAAAAACAAGCTATTCAATCTGCATCCGAAGCAGCTGAAATGATTTTAAGAATCGATGATGTAATTGCATCTACTAAAGGTCCAGAAGATGCAGGTATGGATCCTTCCGCAATGGGCGGAATGCCTCCAATGATGTAA
- a CDS encoding exodeoxyribonuclease VII small subunit — protein MENLSFEESLEKLERIVNNLENGNVPLDNAIDEFNNAMKLVKICNEKLNAAEESIAKIVKENGELVEFNPTE, from the coding sequence ATGGAAAATTTAAGTTTTGAAGAAAGTTTAGAAAAATTGGAGAGAATTGTTAACAATTTAGAAAATGGGAATGTGCCATTAGATAATGCAATTGATGAATTCAACAATGCAATGAAATTAGTTAAAATTTGTAATGAAAAATTAAATGCAGCCGAAGAATCAATTGCTAAAATTGTTAAAGAAAATGGAGAACTTGTAGAATTTAATCCCACCGAATAA
- the xseA gene encoding exodeoxyribonuclease VII large subunit, protein MEKETITVSQINSYINRKLKTDPNLKNILIKGEISNYKSSFSGHSYFTLKDEKSQIDAVMFKGNKDRFLKFEPENGMKVIVKGKIEVYEKTGKYQLYATKITEDGIGNLHLAYEQLKKKLDKEGLFDNAHKKEIPKYPKIIGVVTAQSGAAIRDIITTIKKRYPVSNILVFSTLVQGDQAAQQIVKQIKYAQEFNIDTLIVGRGGGSIEDLWPFNEEIVAHAIYNCKIPIISAVGHEIDYTISDFVADKRAPTPTGAAVLAVPDINEVKNNLNNLSNRANKNITNRIKQNKTKLTHISEKQILKNPESIYEIKGMGLDNIVNKLHFISKNIINSNKTKLFKLENSIVLKNPIEITKSKRDACLRNIEKLEILNPLLTLKRGYTLAKTNDKVVSSAKDVKTGDQLDIEFDDGIVNTKVI, encoded by the coding sequence ATGGAAAAAGAAACTATAACAGTATCTCAAATTAATTCATATATCAATAGAAAATTGAAAACTGATCCTAATTTGAAAAATATTCTTATTAAAGGTGAAATTTCTAATTATAAATCTTCTTTTAGCGGACATAGTTATTTTACATTAAAAGATGAAAAATCTCAAATAGATGCAGTTATGTTTAAAGGCAATAAAGATAGATTTCTTAAATTTGAACCAGAAAATGGTATGAAAGTAATTGTAAAGGGTAAAATTGAAGTTTATGAAAAAACAGGAAAATATCAGTTATATGCTACAAAAATTACTGAAGATGGAATAGGAAATCTACATCTTGCTTATGAGCAATTAAAAAAGAAGCTTGATAAAGAAGGATTATTTGATAATGCACATAAAAAAGAAATACCAAAATATCCTAAAATTATCGGTGTTGTCACAGCACAAAGTGGTGCGGCAATCAGAGATATCATTACAACAATAAAAAAAAGATATCCAGTTTCTAACATTTTAGTATTTTCAACTTTAGTTCAAGGAGACCAAGCAGCACAACAAATTGTAAAACAAATTAAATATGCACAAGAGTTTAATATAGATACATTAATTGTTGGTAGAGGTGGAGGTAGTATTGAAGATTTATGGCCATTTAATGAAGAGATTGTTGCACATGCTATTTATAATTGTAAAATTCCAATAATCAGTGCAGTAGGCCATGAAATTGATTATACAATATCTGATTTTGTAGCAGATAAAAGAGCACCTACACCAACTGGAGCTGCAGTACTTGCAGTACCAGATATAAATGAAGTTAAAAATAACTTAAATAATCTCTCAAACAGAGCGAATAAAAATATTACAAATAGAATTAAACAAAATAAAACTAAATTAACACATATTTCTGAAAAACAGATTTTAAAAAATCCAGAATCCATCTATGAAATCAAAGGAATGGGTTTAGATAATATTGTCAATAAACTACATTTTATATCAAAAAACATAATTAACAGCAACAAAACAAAACTATTCAAACTAGAAAATTCTATTGTTTTAAAAAATCCAATTGAAATAACAAAATCTAAAAGAGATGCATGCTTAAGAAATATTGAAAAATTAGAAATTCTAAATCCTCTTTTAACATTGAAAAGAGGTTATACCCTAGCAAAAACTAATGATAAAGTGGTTTCATCTGCAAAAGATGTTAAAACCGGAGACCAACTTGATATTGAATTTGATGATGGAATTGTAAATACAAAGGTGATATAA
- a CDS encoding PRC-barrel domain-containing protein, producing MRIKEELFGKEVLDAEIQIVGKVNDVIFDKDTFEITDLVIKKTGLSEQIKASENIVPIELVKVIGDKILLKGEDDI from the coding sequence ATGAGAATTAAAGAGGAATTATTTGGCAAAGAAGTTCTCGATGCAGAAATCCAAATTGTTGGAAAAGTTAATGATGTGATTTTTGATAAAGATACTTTTGAAATCACAGATTTAGTAATTAAAAAAACAGGATTATCAGAACAAATTAAAGCTAGTGAAAATATTGTCCCAATAGAATTAGTAAAAGTTATTGGTGATAAGATTTTACTTAAAGGTGAAGATGATATTTAA